In Cytophagia bacterium CHB2, the genomic window GTGCTGGCGCTGCGCAACGGTTATCACGGCGCGAGCCTCGCAACCATGAGCCTGGTCGGGCACAGCACGTGGAAATATCCAATTCCGACCACGGGCAATATTCATCATGTCGCGCCCGGCTACTGTTATCGCTGCCCCTTCAATAAAACTTATCCCGAATGCGATGTGCAATGCGCGCGCGACGTTGAAAGCGTGATCAAACACAACACCAGCGGCAAAATCGCGGCCTTCATCGGCGAACCGATTCAAGGCGTGGGCGGCACCGTGACCCCGCCGCCGGAATATTTCAAGATTGTTTATGACATTGTCAAAAAATATGGCGGCTTGTACATTGCCGATGAAGTGCAAACCGGCTTTGGCCGCACGGGCAAACATTATTGGGGCATTCAAAATTGGGGCGTCACGCCGGACGCGATTACGATGGCAAAAGGCCTGGGCAATGGCGTGCCCATCAGCGCGGTGACAACGCGTCGCGAAATCTCCGATGTGATGGCGCAAAAAATTTGGTTCAACACCTTCGGCGGCAATCCGGTCTCGATGGCGCAGGGATTGGCAACGCTGGAAGTGATCGACAAAGACGGCACGCAAGCCAATGCTGAGATGGTGGGCAATTATTTGAAAGAAAAACTCACGGCATTGATGGATAAACACCGCTTGATCGGCGAGGTGCGCGGCCTGGGTTTGATGCTCGGCGTGGAGTTGGTAAAAGATCGCAAGACGAAAGAGCCGGCCACGAGTGAAACCGCCGAAGTGATGGAACGCACGAAGAACAACGGCCTGCTCATCGGCAAAGGCGGTTTGTTCGGCAACACGCTACGTATCAAACCGCCGATGTGCATTACGAAGGGCGATGCGGATTTCGTGTGTGAGACATTGGATAAGGTTTTGGGGGAGGTTGAGGGGGCATAGGTCAAGATTTCGTTCAAACAATTCAATCGGCGATTTTAGAAACTGTCTTGGGAAGATGTAATTTGGGAAGATTGGAATATGGACAGCACTCTTATAGAGTACTTGAGGTTAGGAAAAGCGTGGGTTCTCGTTGGAAGTGGTCCATCAATTGAGATGGGCTATCCCGATTCGAAAAGGCTTGCAAATTTCGCAATTCAACTAGTCGAGGTAGAGGGGCAATACTCGCTGCTTCCAGAACTGAAGGAAGCACATGCGAAGAAAGACTTTGCAAAAGTTTTTGAACAGGCTCAGAGAGCGATCGGCATTAAGAAACTGATCAGTTCTCTTGATGAGAAGCTCAAACCAACTGAGACGGCGAAAATTTATGAAATGCTTGCACGGTGGCCGATTGAGGTATACTTGACTACAAATTATGACGATGAAATTCAGACGAGCTTGGCAAAGTTGGGCGTTGCATATCGCGTTTATAGTAATTCAGAAGACAGCTTGAGTTACCTTCACCCAACTGTCTCAGGTGCAATTTTTAAATTGCACGGCGATTTAAAGTCTGAACAAGGATTGGTTCTGACTTCTAGTCAATACGATGAGATTAGCAGTTCGGAGTCGTGGGAATATTGGCGCACCAAGCTGACGTCAGTTTTTCAAATGAAACCAGTTGTTATTATTGGGCATTCCTTAACCGATCCTCACATCCAGCACATTTTGCGTGCTGCGAAAAAGGGAGCAGGTGTCATTCAGCCCATTTGTTGGATTGCTCCTGATGTGAGCTTTCAGGATCAACAGAAGTATTTGGAGGAGTTTAGAATTCGAGTAGTTACGTACAGCAATAAAAATGGTAATCACAAAAATCTATTTCAATTGGTCAACACTGTAACTGAATTTATGCAGAGTAGGACTGCCGTTCACATTCAAACTCGTATTGCTGAGATTTCTTCTTCTCCTCTCGGAACACACGCTGCTGCACCCGGCTTCTACGTTTTTAACAAACTAAATTCCGAGAGTGATTTTAATCAAAAAAGAATCGAGATTGCAACGGCGGCACTCCAGGCCGTTATACCAGAATTGATTAAATTGGGAGAGTTCGAAATAGAAGAAGGTCTTCGAATCGCTGGCTGGCCAAAAGGAACATCGTTAACTAAGCAATTTTCGCAAATCGTTGGAGAGCAAACGGTTCTGCAAGGCTTGTTTAACACAAAAGGAGACAAGTATACGGTCAGTGAAAAAGCGAACTTTATAATTTCACAGAATAATCGGGATTTTCAGCATTTGCGTGCGCGCTTTTATGATTCACTGGTCTTAAGAATAAAACGAAAGTTTCCAGAAATTGATCATGAAGACGCAAAAGGAATTGCATCGGATATTGAAGCGTCACTCGCTGGTTACTTTCGAGAGGGTGGGCTGACTCTCGCAACACTGCTTTTTACAAATTCAAAAGTACCCAGGGAAAATGCTGTGCCTAGTTCGATTATTAAGTTTATTACTGAAGCATCGGCGAGATACGATGATGCCCTGAAACGTCAAGCTTTTTGTGCTATTTCACTGGATTCATTCGTCAAGGCAGAATCAGCAGAACGTGAGTATCTTGGAAGAATTTCTCAAGGATTTTTTGCATTTCATGCGTTTGGCGCTTTCGGTGATGTTGCAATGGAACGTTTGCATCAAGCAAAGAACACCGTATGGTTAGTAGATTCAAGTGCGCAAATTCCATCAATTGCTCTAGCTGCACAGACACACGCCTTGTTTAGGGATTGTTTTTTGACATTGCACTCACTCGGAATCCGCCTTTTCACGACTGAAAGACTTTTTGATGAAACCTGGAGCCATGTGCAATTTGCACGAAAGGTCGTAGAAGAACACGGATGCGATAGCTATCATATAGGCGCTGCCGCAAGAGGAGATCTCCCTTACCAGAAATCGAATCAATTCATGGAAGGTTTTATAAGATGGCAAGCAGCCGGAAACTCATGTGATTGGGATGGCTATCTGTTTAAGATATTTCAAACACTGAATCCGAGGAAGAGCGATTTAAGAAATGCCTTATCGAAAATTGGAATTGAGGTCGTTTCTTATGAAGACTGGCCTGGTTTCCATGATTTTGATTTCTCGGATAGGGAAAACTATATTCAAAAGATAATTCAAAGGCTGCAGAAAGCCGACATAATAGAGGTGGACTATAAAATAGATGATGCTTACAAAAAAGCTCTTCCAGAGGCCGAAGCGTATGTAATAATAGCGAATGAACTCGATGGGAAATACTATATCATTTCACAAAAAAGTGAAAAATCTCCTGCTTGGTTTATCAGCAACACTTCAATGTTAAACCTTCTTGAACCAGGTAAACGAATTACATGGCAACCGGAAGCGTTTGTGCGATTTACAACTACACTCTACCATATGGATGAGCCAACGTCTGCCTCCCGCGCATTTGAAACCATACTCTGGGGGATTGCGCAGTTGGGAGTAAGTGTTTTAGATGAGGAAACTATCGCGAAGGTCTTTAGCTCTACTATTGATCAGACGAAAATCGACATCAGTGAGCAGCATGAGTTATATGAAAGGAACCTTGCAGACAAATATGGGGAATCGATAGAATCGGTAATAGAACGTTTATCTCCGGCGAAGCGCCA contains:
- a CDS encoding aspartate aminotransferase family protein, which translates into the protein MPAKTVSPSAPAQSRQVSSNTNGQNTPGANAEPELSRDEVLALRKEYLPTATFMYYREPINLVRGHMQYLYDETGRQYLDALGGIVTISVGHCHPEVIAKTKAQMDKLQHATTIYLHPAMPLLAKKLAEKMPAPDLKVTFFTNSGSETNDLAITMSRLFTGNLDVLALRNGYHGASLATMSLVGHSTWKYPIPTTGNIHHVAPGYCYRCPFNKTYPECDVQCARDVESVIKHNTSGKIAAFIGEPIQGVGGTVTPPPEYFKIVYDIVKKYGGLYIADEVQTGFGRTGKHYWGIQNWGVTPDAITMAKGLGNGVPISAVTTRREISDVMAQKIWFNTFGGNPVSMAQGLATLEVIDKDGTQANAEMVGNYLKEKLTALMDKHRLIGEVRGLGLMLGVELVKDRKTKEPATSETAEVMERTKNNGLLIGKGGLFGNTLRIKPPMCITKGDADFVCETLDKVLGEVEGA